The Chryseobacterium geocarposphaerae genome window below encodes:
- a CDS encoding efflux RND transporter periplasmic adaptor subunit, whose product MKIPGKIRFIVLISSIILLQNCTKAAEGSNAAPPAPELPVYTVITSPATTYQEFPTALEGKNNVEIRSQVDGYLDKIYVEEGAYVRAGQPLFKIDSRAYGEQMNMASANLQVANANIQKAKVEVDRLEPLVAAKVVSDVQLRTAKANYAAAVAVASQARASVGSAKINVGFTTITAPVSGYIGRIPYKKGSLISRTDPNPLTLLSDISEIYAYFSLSELDFIAFQNKYEGATLEQKLKNMPMIDLVIADNTIYPQKGKMSIVDGQFDKTTGAISVRAVFPNANGTLRTGNTGRVRMPQLMSNAVVIPQESTFEIQDKTYVYVVGKDQKVTSKPVTISGKTENYYFISEGIKPGEKIVFTGIGMLKDGVSIKPKAISSDSLLKAKPL is encoded by the coding sequence ATGAAAATACCTGGAAAAATAAGGTTCATCGTACTTATATCAAGTATTATCCTTTTACAAAACTGCACAAAGGCTGCTGAAGGATCAAATGCCGCTCCTCCCGCTCCTGAACTGCCTGTTTATACAGTCATTACCTCTCCTGCTACTACCTATCAAGAATTTCCTACCGCTCTGGAAGGGAAAAACAATGTGGAAATCAGATCGCAGGTGGACGGTTATTTAGATAAAATTTATGTGGAAGAAGGCGCTTATGTAAGAGCCGGACAGCCTTTATTTAAAATAGATTCAAGAGCTTACGGAGAGCAAATGAATATGGCTTCTGCCAATCTTCAGGTTGCCAATGCCAACATCCAGAAAGCAAAAGTGGAAGTTGACAGACTGGAACCTCTTGTAGCTGCAAAAGTAGTTTCTGATGTACAATTGAGAACTGCAAAAGCCAATTACGCAGCCGCTGTAGCCGTCGCTTCCCAAGCAAGAGCATCAGTTGGAAGCGCTAAAATCAATGTTGGATTTACAACGATCACAGCGCCGGTAAGCGGATACATCGGAAGAATTCCTTACAAAAAAGGAAGTCTTATTTCGAGAACAGACCCGAATCCATTGACTTTATTGTCAGACATCAGCGAAATTTATGCCTATTTCTCTTTAAGTGAATTAGACTTCATCGCTTTCCAAAATAAATATGAAGGAGCAACTTTAGAGCAAAAGCTGAAAAATATGCCGATGATAGATTTGGTGATTGCAGACAACACCATTTATCCGCAAAAAGGAAAAATGAGCATTGTTGACGGGCAGTTTGACAAAACAACCGGAGCAATCAGTGTTCGTGCCGTTTTCCCAAATGCCAACGGAACATTGAGAACAGGAAACACAGGACGTGTTCGTATGCCGCAATTAATGTCCAACGCAGTAGTCATTCCACAGGAATCTACTTTTGAAATTCAGGATAAAACGTACGTTTACGTAGTTGGAAAAGACCAGAAAGTGACCAGCAAACCTGTAACAATCTCTGGAAAAACCGAAAACTATTACTTCATTTCTGAAGGAATAAAGCCTGGTGAGAAAATCGTATTCACGGGAATCGGAATGTTAAAAGATGGTGTTTCTATCAAGCCTAAAGCTATTTCTTCTGACAGTTTGTTGAAAGCAAAACCATTGTAA
- a CDS encoding efflux RND transporter permease subunit gives MLKQFIERPVLSTVISIILLLLGALSLFNLPIALFPDIAPPSVQVTAFYPGANAEVVARSVATPIEEAVNGVENMTYMTSNSSNDGTMTLNVFFKQGSDADNAAVNVQNRVSKAMSQLPQEVVQAGVSTQKVQNSMIMFMGLTSNDPKQYDELFLQNYLKINIIPQIQRIPGVAQAQVFGTRDYSMRLWLKPDRLAANGLSPQEVLNAVKDHNLEAAPGRLGQGSKETYEYILKYKGKLNKNEDYENIAIKANSDGSFLRLKDVARVEFGSYTYTAANRVDGKPVAGFAIMQTAGSNANEILTEIEKQVDQFKTTLPKGVEPIIMYNSKDFLDASIHQVVETLVIAFILVFIVVYIFLQDFRSTLIPAIAVPVAIIGTFFFLQLFGFSINMLTLFALVLAIGIVVDDAIVVVEAIHSKMEHTGMPVEHATMSSMSEISGAIISITLVMCAVFIPVGFMQGPAGVFYRQFAFTLAIAIMISAVNALTLSPALCALLLNDPQGEHGEHGKKTGFGAKFFNAFNTSFNNLTKKYIYSLKFLIKNKWVAVGGLVVLTAASVFLIKKAPSGFIPTEDQGFILYAVNTPPGSSLDRTHNATEQIDKIIDGEKAKNHLWVADGLNFISNANASPYSAGFIKLKDHDQRGEITDPDQIAAGLTGKVSQVKDASAFFFNFPTVQGFGNVSGFEFMLQDRTNGSLEQLGTNTQAFIGEMMKRPEIAFAFTTYAAGNPQFTIEVDNDKANQLGVSITELMQTMQIYYGSSFVSDFNRFGKYYRVMAQADIPYRTDANSLEGIYVKNKSGEMVPVKTLVTLKRSFGPETVTRNNLFNAVTINGTPKPGYSTGDAIKAVEEVAQKSLPRGYGYEWTGITREEIKTSGQTAFIFMLSILFVYFLLAAQYESYILPFAVILTIPTGIFGVFAFTGLAGIDNNIYVQVGLIMLVGLLAKNAILIVEFAVQRRNAGRSLLESALQASRLRLRPILMTSFAFIIGMLPLVWTQGASAKGNHSIGMSTVGGMLTGVVFGVFIIPVMFVIFQYLHEKMPSRKKKRLQRQKLENELLTPAH, from the coding sequence ATGTTAAAACAATTTATAGAAAGACCGGTACTCTCTACCGTGATCTCCATAATACTTTTATTATTGGGGGCTTTGTCCCTCTTTAATTTACCCATTGCCCTCTTTCCAGATATTGCTCCTCCGAGCGTTCAGGTGACGGCATTTTATCCGGGAGCGAATGCGGAGGTAGTAGCACGTTCTGTGGCAACACCTATTGAAGAAGCCGTAAACGGGGTGGAAAACATGACCTACATGACTTCCAACTCAAGTAACGATGGTACAATGACATTAAATGTCTTCTTCAAGCAGGGTTCTGACGCGGATAACGCTGCGGTAAACGTACAAAACCGTGTATCCAAAGCGATGAGCCAACTTCCACAGGAGGTTGTTCAGGCAGGAGTTTCTACTCAGAAAGTACAAAACAGTATGATCATGTTCATGGGATTAACAAGTAATGATCCTAAACAATACGATGAATTGTTTTTACAGAACTACCTGAAAATCAATATCATTCCGCAAATTCAGCGTATTCCAGGGGTTGCTCAGGCGCAGGTTTTCGGAACGAGAGATTACTCCATGAGACTTTGGCTTAAACCGGACAGATTAGCTGCGAACGGACTTTCTCCACAGGAAGTTTTGAATGCGGTGAAAGATCACAACTTAGAAGCTGCACCAGGTCGTTTGGGACAAGGGAGTAAGGAAACTTATGAATATATCTTAAAATATAAAGGTAAATTAAACAAGAACGAAGACTACGAAAATATTGCCATCAAAGCCAATAGCGACGGTTCTTTCCTAAGACTGAAAGACGTGGCAAGAGTGGAATTCGGATCTTACACCTATACAGCAGCTAACAGAGTTGACGGGAAACCGGTAGCTGGATTTGCGATCATGCAGACTGCCGGTTCCAACGCCAACGAGATCTTAACAGAAATTGAAAAACAGGTTGACCAGTTCAAAACAACCCTTCCAAAAGGTGTGGAGCCGATCATCATGTACAACTCTAAAGATTTCTTAGACGCGTCTATTCATCAGGTTGTTGAAACATTGGTGATTGCATTTATCCTGGTATTTATTGTAGTGTATATTTTCCTTCAGGATTTCAGATCTACATTAATTCCTGCGATTGCCGTTCCAGTTGCGATTATTGGTACCTTCTTCTTCTTGCAGTTATTTGGTTTCAGTATCAACATGTTGACATTGTTCGCATTGGTACTCGCGATTGGTATTGTGGTGGATGACGCGATCGTTGTGGTAGAAGCTATTCACTCCAAAATGGAACATACAGGAATGCCTGTAGAACATGCTACCATGAGTTCGATGAGTGAAATTTCCGGAGCGATTATTTCCATTACTTTGGTGATGTGCGCCGTGTTTATCCCGGTAGGTTTCATGCAAGGTCCTGCAGGAGTTTTCTACAGACAGTTTGCCTTTACATTGGCTATTGCGATTATGATTTCTGCGGTTAACGCACTAACGTTAAGTCCGGCTCTTTGTGCATTATTATTAAATGATCCTCAAGGTGAGCACGGTGAACATGGGAAGAAAACCGGTTTCGGAGCAAAATTTTTCAATGCTTTCAATACGAGCTTTAATAATTTAACTAAAAAATACATTTACAGCCTTAAATTTTTAATTAAAAACAAATGGGTTGCAGTCGGAGGATTGGTTGTATTGACGGCAGCAAGTGTTTTCTTAATTAAAAAAGCGCCATCAGGATTTATTCCAACAGAAGATCAAGGTTTCATTTTATATGCAGTGAATACTCCTCCGGGAAGTTCATTAGACAGAACGCACAATGCAACTGAACAAATCGATAAAATTATTGACGGTGAAAAAGCGAAAAATCACCTTTGGGTTGCAGACGGTCTGAACTTCATCAGTAATGCGAATGCTTCTCCTTATTCTGCAGGTTTCATCAAATTAAAAGATCATGACCAGCGAGGTGAAATCACCGATCCGGATCAGATTGCAGCAGGATTAACCGGGAAAGTTTCGCAGGTAAAAGATGCAAGTGCATTCTTCTTCAACTTCCCTACAGTTCAGGGATTTGGTAATGTTTCCGGGTTTGAATTTATGCTTCAGGACAGAACGAACGGTTCTCTGGAACAATTAGGAACGAACACTCAGGCTTTCATCGGAGAAATGATGAAACGTCCGGAAATTGCATTCGCTTTCACAACGTATGCAGCAGGAAATCCACAATTCACAATCGAGGTTGATAATGATAAAGCCAATCAGCTTGGAGTTTCTATCACAGAATTGATGCAGACGATGCAGATTTACTATGGAAGTAGCTTCGTTTCGGATTTCAACAGATTCGGGAAATACTACAGAGTAATGGCTCAGGCAGATATTCCTTACCGTACCGACGCGAATTCTCTGGAAGGAATTTATGTTAAAAATAAATCTGGCGAAATGGTTCCTGTAAAAACATTGGTAACATTAAAAAGAAGCTTCGGGCCTGAAACAGTGACAAGAAACAACCTATTCAACGCCGTTACGATCAACGGAACTCCAAAACCTGGTTACAGTACCGGAGATGCCATTAAGGCAGTAGAAGAAGTTGCACAGAAATCACTTCCGAGAGGTTACGGTTACGAATGGACGGGAATCACCCGTGAAGAGATCAAAACAAGCGGACAGACAGCATTTATCTTTATGTTAAGTATTTTGTTTGTGTATTTCTTATTGGCAGCTCAATATGAAAGTTATATCCTTCCGTTTGCCGTTATTTTAACGATTCCTACAGGTATTTTCGGAGTATTTGCTTTCACAGGATTAGCCGGAATTGATAACAACATTTACGTTCAGGTTGGATTGATCATGTTGGTCGGATTATTGGCGAAAAACGCGATTCTTATTGTAGAATTTGCCGTACAAAGAAGAAATGCGGGAAGATCATTACTGGAATCTGCGCTTCAGGCTTCAAGACTACGTTTAAGACCAATCTTAATGACCTCATTTGCCTTCATCATCGGTATGCTTCCATTGGTTTGGACACAGGGAGCTTCCGCAAAAGGTAACCACTCAATCGGAATGAGTACTGTTGGTGGAATGTTGACCGGAGTTGTATTCGGAGTATTTATTATTCCTGTAATGTTTGTGATTTTCCAATACTTACACGAAAAAATGCCGAGCAGAAAAAAGAAAAGACTTCAGAGACAGAAATTAGAAAATGAACTTTTAACTCCGGCTCATTAA
- a CDS encoding efflux transporter outer membrane subunit, translated as MKKIINIIIAFGLALGSVSCVSKLAYKEPELELPETFKYTATADTASVANLEWKQFFSDPMLQSLIEKGIKNNYDLQIALKQVASSQEKLKQAKYLQYPDVGFGVSAQISKPSKNSMNGQSLNLFLGKSYVEDYNAAFNLSWEADIWGKIKNQQEISRMQYLQTYEATKAIQTQVVAAIAQGYYNLLMLDKQLQIANSNLELSKNTLSLTEKLWKSGDTTSLGVQQATAQKQSTELLITQLEQNIAIQENALSILIGENPGKISRTIEMSETSLPQNISAGLPAAMVSRRPDVRQQELALLESNSMVGIAQANMYPSLKITANGGVNSFKIDNWFQIPASLFGSVLGGITQPIFQKRQLKTDLNVAKIQREKNVLAFRQSVLNAVGEVSDALVSNESLKVQEQKATEQVATLKDGIKSAEMLYKGGMANYLEVITAQGNSLQAELNLASVKRQRLSSIVDLYRALGGGWK; from the coding sequence ATGAAAAAAATAATAAATATTATCATCGCTTTTGGACTGGCTTTAGGTTCGGTCTCCTGTGTGTCGAAACTGGCATACAAGGAGCCTGAGCTTGAGCTTCCCGAAACGTTCAAATATACTGCAACTGCCGATACAGCCAGCGTTGCCAACTTAGAGTGGAAACAGTTTTTCAGCGACCCGATGTTGCAAAGCTTAATCGAAAAAGGAATTAAAAACAATTACGATTTACAGATTGCTTTAAAACAGGTGGCTTCTTCACAGGAGAAATTAAAACAGGCAAAATACCTTCAGTATCCGGATGTTGGTTTCGGCGTTTCTGCACAGATTTCAAAACCTTCTAAAAACAGCATGAACGGGCAAAGCTTAAATTTATTTTTAGGCAAAAGCTATGTTGAAGATTATAATGCAGCCTTCAATCTTTCCTGGGAAGCCGATATTTGGGGAAAAATCAAAAATCAGCAGGAAATTTCAAGAATGCAATATCTGCAAACATATGAGGCAACAAAAGCAATCCAGACTCAGGTTGTTGCAGCAATTGCCCAGGGATATTATAATTTGTTGATGCTCGACAAACAGTTGCAGATTGCCAACTCAAATTTAGAATTGAGCAAAAACACCCTTTCCTTGACAGAAAAATTATGGAAAAGTGGTGATACAACTTCTTTGGGAGTTCAGCAGGCAACGGCTCAAAAGCAGTCTACAGAATTATTGATCACTCAACTGGAGCAAAATATAGCCATTCAGGAAAATGCATTGAGTATTTTAATCGGAGAAAACCCGGGAAAAATCAGCAGAACAATTGAAATGTCTGAAACCTCTTTGCCACAGAATATTTCAGCAGGTCTTCCAGCAGCAATGGTAAGCCGCCGTCCGGATGTACGTCAACAGGAATTGGCATTGCTGGAATCCAACTCAATGGTGGGAATTGCTCAGGCCAATATGTATCCTTCGTTAAAAATCACAGCAAACGGAGGGGTAAATTCATTTAAAATTGATAACTGGTTTCAGATTCCTGCTTCATTATTCGGGTCTGTTTTAGGAGGAATCACTCAACCTATTTTCCAGAAAAGACAATTGAAAACGGATTTAAATGTTGCTAAAATCCAGAGAGAGAAAAACGTATTGGCTTTCCGTCAATCGGTTTTGAATGCAGTGGGTGAAGTTTCTGATGCCTTGGTTTCTAATGAAAGCTTAAAAGTTCAGGAACAAAAAGCAACCGAACAGGTAGCAACGTTAAAAGACGGAATTAAAAGTGCCGAAATGCTTTACAAAGGCGGAATGGCAAACTATTTAGAAGTAATAACAGCTCAGGGAAATTCTCTACAGGCCGAGCTTAATTTGGCGTCCGTAAAAAGACAGAGATTAAGCAGTATAGTAGACTTGTACCGAGCGTTAGGAGGCGGTTGGAAGTAG
- the miaA gene encoding tRNA (adenosine(37)-N6)-dimethylallyltransferase MiaA — protein MKKKNLISVVGPTGIGKTRLAIDLAKHFNTEIISCDSRQFFKGMEIGTAAPSAEELAEAPHHFIGNLSVQEYYSIGQYEEDALKKLNELFENHDTVILVGGSMMYEKAVIEGLNDLPEADEENQKKLHEILENEGIEKLQELLKELDPEYFAVVDFHNHRRLLRAIDVIWQTNKKYSEQIAVSQDSRDFNSIRIGIEAPREELYDRINRRVDIMMEKGLLEEAKNLEEFKDLTALKTVGYSELFKYFDGEWELDFAISEIKKNSRRYAKRQLTWYRKADDIHYLQLGYSREDFDRLIGYINEQISK, from the coding sequence GTGAAAAAGAAAAATTTGATTTCTGTAGTAGGACCCACCGGAATTGGTAAAACAAGACTGGCAATTGATTTGGCTAAACATTTCAATACGGAAATTATTTCCTGTGATTCGCGTCAGTTTTTTAAAGGAATGGAAATCGGTACTGCAGCGCCTTCTGCGGAGGAATTGGCGGAGGCACCTCATCATTTTATCGGAAACCTTTCAGTTCAGGAATATTATTCCATCGGGCAGTATGAAGAAGATGCTTTAAAAAAGCTCAACGAGCTTTTTGAGAATCACGATACGGTCATTTTGGTGGGCGGAAGCATGATGTATGAAAAAGCGGTAATTGAAGGATTGAATGACTTACCGGAAGCTGACGAAGAAAATCAGAAAAAACTTCATGAAATTCTCGAAAATGAAGGCATCGAAAAGCTTCAGGAACTTTTAAAAGAACTCGATCCTGAATATTTTGCGGTGGTTGATTTTCATAATCACAGAAGACTTTTACGTGCAATTGATGTTATCTGGCAGACGAATAAAAAATATTCTGAACAGATTGCTGTTTCACAGGATTCCAGGGATTTTAATTCTATCCGAATCGGAATTGAAGCGCCGAGAGAAGAATTGTACGACCGAATCAACAGGAGAGTGGATATTATGATGGAGAAAGGTTTGTTGGAAGAAGCTAAAAATCTGGAAGAATTTAAAGATTTAACGGCTCTGAAGACCGTTGGATATTCTGAATTATTCAAATATTTTGATGGGGAATGGGAGTTGGATTTTGCCATTTCTGAAATTAAGAAAAATAGCCGAAGATATGCAAAACGCCAATTGACCTGGTACCGAAAAGCGGATGATATTCATTATTTGCAGCTGGGGTATTCGCGGGAGGATTTTGATAGGTTGATTGGGTATATTAATGAACAAATTTCAAAATAA
- a CDS encoding YicC/YloC family endoribonuclease has translation MILSMTGFGRAEDVFEGKKITIDIKSLNSKSFDLNIKIPLRYKEKEFEIRKILNDRLIRGKVDCYINIENLEETNDVKINKGLIDSYINELRNIASDGPDFEYLKMAVRLPDAITSRPDELSEGEWEALAKIVNTAIDRFEEFRKTEGKILHEELERNIQNIDKYLNEVIPFEEERIVAVRERYQKTLKEFENVDETRFYQEMAYFTEKLDISEEKVRLTQHLKYYKEVMDNEDFNGKKLGFISQEIGREINTLGSKANHAQIQKLVVMMKDDLEKIKEQTLNVL, from the coding sequence ATGATTTTATCAATGACAGGCTTTGGTAGAGCCGAAGACGTTTTTGAAGGAAAGAAAATTACAATAGATATTAAATCACTGAACAGCAAAAGCTTTGATTTAAATATTAAAATCCCTCTGCGTTATAAAGAAAAAGAATTTGAAATCAGAAAAATTCTTAATGATAGACTCATCCGTGGAAAAGTAGACTGCTACATCAATATAGAGAATCTTGAAGAGACCAATGATGTAAAAATCAACAAAGGATTAATTGATTCTTACATTAACGAACTTCGAAATATTGCGTCTGATGGACCCGATTTCGAATATCTGAAAATGGCGGTTAGACTTCCGGACGCGATCACTTCCAGACCCGATGAATTGTCTGAAGGTGAATGGGAAGCTTTAGCAAAGATTGTAAATACTGCAATTGACCGTTTTGAGGAGTTCAGAAAAACAGAAGGTAAAATTCTGCACGAAGAATTAGAAAGAAACATTCAGAATATCGATAAATATCTAAACGAGGTTATTCCTTTTGAAGAAGAAAGAATTGTAGCTGTACGAGAACGTTATCAGAAAACATTGAAGGAATTTGAAAATGTTGATGAAACCCGTTTTTATCAGGAGATGGCTTATTTCACCGAAAAATTGGATATTTCTGAGGAAAAAGTAAGATTAACCCAGCATTTGAAATATTACAAAGAAGTAATGGACAATGAAGATTTCAACGGGAAAAAACTTGGGTTTATTTCTCAGGAAATTGGTCGTGAAATCAATACTTTAGGTTCAAAAGCTAACCATGCTCAAATTCAGAAACTAGTAGTGATGATGAAGGATGATTTGGAAAAAATTAAAGAACAAACGTTAAACGTATTATAA
- the gmk gene encoding guanylate kinase — MDKVIIFSAPSGSGKTTLVRHSLEVFDELRFSISCTTRQPRGSEVHAVDYHFLTPDEFRQKIAEDAFVEFEEVYTDKYYGTLKSEVEKIWNQGKVVIFDVDVKGGISLKKYFGEKALSIFIEPPSIEELERRLISRNTDDAETIKTRVAKAEEEMSYAKEFDKIVINADLDEAKKEIESLIKNFIEETRN; from the coding sequence ATGGATAAAGTTATCATATTTTCAGCACCGTCAGGAAGCGGAAAAACGACATTAGTAAGGCATTCTCTGGAAGTTTTTGATGAATTGCGGTTCTCAATTTCCTGTACAACAAGACAGCCTAGAGGAAGTGAAGTTCATGCGGTGGATTATCATTTTTTGACACCGGATGAATTCAGACAGAAAATTGCGGAAGATGCATTTGTAGAATTTGAGGAGGTTTATACGGATAAATATTACGGTACTTTAAAATCTGAAGTTGAAAAGATCTGGAATCAGGGAAAAGTCGTTATTTTTGATGTTGATGTAAAAGGAGGAATTTCCCTGAAAAAATATTTTGGAGAAAAAGCATTGTCAATTTTCATTGAACCACCTTCCATTGAAGAGTTGGAACGAAGATTGATTTCAAGGAACACAGATGATGCAGAGACCATCAAAACCCGCGTAGCAAAAGCAGAAGAAGAAATGTCTTATGCTAAAGAATTTGATAAAATCGTCATCAATGCTGATTTGGACGAAGCAAAAAAAGAAATAGAAAGTTTAATAAAAAATTTTATAGAAGAAACTAGAAATTAG
- the nadA gene encoding quinolinate synthase NadA, translated as MSTETLEKAKSTIPVKGFLDIKDLVIPQGEELVKAILKLKEEKNAVILAHYYQPGEIQDIADFLGDSLQLARQAKDTNADMIVFCGVHFMAEAAKILNPTKKVVLPDTMAGCSLADGCSGEGLRKMREQHPNALVATYINCNAETKAESDIIVTSSNAETVIEALPKDRPIIFAPDKNLGRYLSQKTGRDMILWDGSCIVHEAFSMERIAKQLAENPDAKLIAHPESEEAVLKLAHFIGSTSALLDYVQKDDCQKFIIATEEGILHEMKKRAPHKELIPALVFDESCNCSECFYMKRNTMEKLYLCMKYELPEIIIDEELRLKALKPIEAMLDLSKSIK; from the coding sequence ATGAGTACCGAAACATTAGAAAAAGCTAAATCTACCATTCCTGTAAAAGGATTTCTGGATATTAAAGATTTAGTGATTCCTCAAGGAGAAGAGCTTGTAAAAGCAATTCTTAAATTGAAAGAAGAAAAAAATGCGGTCATTTTAGCGCATTATTACCAGCCTGGAGAAATTCAGGATATTGCCGATTTCCTGGGAGATTCTCTTCAATTGGCAAGGCAGGCAAAAGATACGAATGCGGATATGATTGTATTCTGTGGAGTGCATTTCATGGCTGAAGCAGCAAAAATTCTGAATCCGACTAAAAAAGTTGTCCTTCCCGACACAATGGCGGGATGCTCTTTAGCAGACGGCTGCTCAGGAGAAGGTTTGAGAAAAATGCGTGAACAGCATCCGAATGCTCTGGTTGCAACCTATATCAACTGTAACGCTGAAACGAAAGCAGAAAGTGATATTATCGTCACAAGTTCCAACGCCGAAACAGTGATTGAAGCTTTACCGAAAGACAGACCAATCATTTTTGCACCGGATAAAAATCTAGGGAGATATTTATCTCAGAAAACAGGACGTGATATGATACTTTGGGATGGAAGCTGCATCGTTCACGAAGCATTTTCCATGGAAAGAATTGCAAAACAATTGGCAGAGAACCCAGATGCAAAATTGATTGCTCATCCGGAAAGTGAAGAAGCGGTTTTGAAACTGGCTCATTTTATTGGTTCTACTTCTGCATTGTTGGATTATGTGCAGAAAGACGATTGTCAGAAGTTCATCATCGCAACAGAGGAAGGAATCCTGCACGAAATGAAAAAGCGTGCTCCTCACAAAGAATTGATTCCGGCTTTGGTTTTTGATGAAAGTTGTAACTGTTCAGAATGTTTCTACATGAAACGCAATACAATGGAAAAATTGTATTTATGTATGAAATATGAACTTCCTGAAATTATTATTGATGAAGAATTGAGATTAAAAGCATTAAAGCCAATTGAGGCAATGCTTGATCTTTCTAAAAGTATAAAATAA